ATGCCTTAGACGTATACTGAAAGCCTTGATCTGAATGGAGAACGGCTTCAGCTACGTCTTTTTTTCTTGCCCATTGCGTAACTGTATTCAAAACAAGTTCAAGGTCATTGCGTTTTGATAGTTGCCAGCTTACTATTTCATTATTAAACAGATCTTGAATGACAGATAAATAATAAAATTGTTTACCATCCGAAACATAGGTAATATCCGTAACCATTTTTTGATTAGGTCCCGTAGCCCTAAATTTCCTCTGAAGTCGATTAGGGTAGATAACCGAAGGAGTCTTTCCATGTCGTTTTCTTTTCTTTCGAATGATCGATTGGATCTTCATTTCCTTCATCAGGCGATACACTTTTTTATGATTAATCCTGTAGCCGTTTTCTTTTAAACTGTCAGTCATCCGTGGGTATCCAAACTCTGGATTAAGTAAATGCACACCTATCATGTGTTCTCGTATATCTTGATTTTCTTCAACTTTAATCTTCCTATTTATTTTTTTACTTTTCCACTTATAGTAGCTCGCAGGCTTCACATACGCGATTTCTAATAACCAAGTAATTGGATGGGTAACTTTTAGCTCTTCAATCATTTCATACTTTATTTGTTGGGGGATATCATCTACTCCTTTATCAGATTTGGATACTGCTTTTTTAGGTATTCTACCTGCGCTTTTAAGTAGTCTCTTTCTTCTTCTACTGATTTAAATTTCGTTCGTGGTCTACCTTTAAGTGGATTTGTACCCCCGCCTCGCACATCAAATGGTTCGCCACTTCCCCACTTCTTAACCCAAACTTTAAGCTGGGTGC
This genomic interval from Gottfriedia acidiceleris contains the following:
- a CDS encoding IS3 family transposase, producing MSRRRKRLLKSAGRIPKKAVSKSDKGVDDIPQQIKYEMIEELKVTHPITWLLEIAYVKPASYYKWKSKKINRKIKVEENQDIREHMIGVHLLNPEFGYPRMTDSLKENGYRINHKKVYRLMKEMKIQSIIRKKRKRHGKTPSVIYPNRLQRKFRATGPNQKMVTDITYVSDGKQFYYLSVIQDLFNNEIVSWQLSKRNDLELVLNTVTQWARKKDVAEAVLHSDQGFQYTSKAYNKRLEDYGIKGSHSRKGNCLDNACIESFFSHLKTEKLYIKQCKSEEEIRQAIEDYIYHYNYKRFQKKLKKRAPVEYRHALAA
- a CDS encoding transposase: MAKKGQQFQSYTEEFKLKAVMKYVNGSQSYRVIADELGIRHCTQLKVWVKKWGSGEPFDVRGGGTNPLKGRPRTKFKSVEEERDYLKAQVEYLKKQYPNLIKE